In Chryseobacterium oranimense, a single window of DNA contains:
- the glmM gene encoding phosphoglucosamine mutase → MSLIKSISGIRGTIGGKVNDNLTPLDVVKFASAFGTWLQNTQNKKNLTLVIGRDARISGEMVSSLVTATLQGLGINVVDLGLSTTPTVEIMVPELKADGGIILTASHNPKQWNALKLLNGKGEFISGENGAEVLALAENEDFNYAEVDDLGKYETRNDAFDIHIQQILDLPMVDVEAIKAKKFKIVLDAVNSTGGIAIPMLLDKLGCETVKLYCEPNGQFPHNPEPLKEHLGDICELVKKENADLGIVVDPDVDRLALIDEKGEMFGEEYTLVAVADYLLKHKKGTAVSNLSSSRALRDVARNHDSEYFASAVGEVNVVNLMKEKNAVIGGEGNGGIIYPDLHYGRDSLVGAALFLTHLSKENKTVSQLRAGYPEYFMGKKKIELTPEINVDDILAKMEKEYQNEEVSTVDGVKIDFEKNWVHLRKSNTEPIIRIYTEAHSQEEADKLGDDIIAKIKSLI, encoded by the coding sequence ATGTCATTAATTAAATCTATTTCAGGGATCAGAGGGACAATAGGAGGGAAAGTAAATGATAACTTGACCCCTTTGGATGTGGTAAAATTTGCTTCCGCATTCGGAACCTGGCTTCAGAATACACAAAATAAAAAGAATTTAACTCTGGTTATAGGAAGAGACGCCAGAATTTCCGGGGAAATGGTTTCTTCACTCGTTACAGCCACTCTTCAGGGACTGGGAATTAACGTAGTGGATCTTGGACTTTCTACAACGCCAACGGTGGAAATAATGGTTCCTGAGCTTAAAGCAGACGGAGGAATTATCCTGACAGCTTCTCACAATCCTAAACAATGGAATGCCCTTAAGCTATTAAATGGTAAAGGTGAGTTCATCAGCGGGGAAAACGGAGCTGAAGTATTGGCCCTGGCAGAAAATGAAGATTTCAATTATGCTGAAGTAGACGATCTTGGAAAGTACGAAACGAGAAATGATGCCTTTGATATCCATATCCAGCAGATCCTTGACTTACCGATGGTAGATGTTGAAGCCATTAAAGCTAAAAAATTCAAAATAGTTCTGGACGCTGTCAACTCTACAGGAGGAATAGCAATCCCGATGCTTCTGGATAAACTGGGCTGCGAAACAGTAAAATTATACTGCGAACCCAACGGACAGTTTCCGCACAATCCTGAACCTTTGAAAGAACATTTGGGAGATATCTGTGAGCTTGTAAAAAAAGAAAATGCAGATTTAGGAATCGTTGTGGACCCGGATGTAGACAGACTGGCATTAATTGATGAAAAAGGAGAAATGTTCGGAGAAGAATATACCTTAGTTGCAGTAGCAGATTATCTATTAAAGCATAAAAAAGGAACGGCTGTTTCCAATCTTTCTTCAAGCCGTGCCTTAAGAGATGTTGCAAGAAACCATGATTCGGAATACTTTGCCAGCGCCGTGGGAGAAGTAAATGTTGTAAACCTGATGAAAGAGAAAAATGCAGTAATCGGAGGTGAAGGAAACGGAGGAATTATCTACCCTGATCTTCATTACGGAAGAGACTCTTTAGTAGGAGCTGCTTTGTTTTTAACCCATTTGTCAAAAGAAAACAAAACCGTTTCCCAGCTAAGAGCCGGATACCCGGAGTACTTCATGGGTAAAAAGAAAATAGAATTAACGCCGGAGATCAATGTAGATGATATTTTAGCCAAAATGGAAAAAGAATACCAGAATGAAGAAGTCTCAACCGTAGATGGTGTGAAAATCGATTTCGAAAAGAACTGGGTTCACCTGAGAAAATCAAATACGGAACCGATCATCAGAATTTATACAGAGGCTCATTCGCAGGAAGAAGCTGACAAACTTGGGGATGATATTATAGCTAAAATTAAAAGTTTAATTTAA
- a CDS encoding tetratricopeptide repeat protein, translating to MEEYFGNELVKKFEEMMENNDEFYFDTEELEDIIVYYLELGDFNYADNAVNYGLKLHPNSLDIKIKRLEILLEWEDYNTAKELIDELKGSSMENTDFMVCYAKYYSNLGNPRKAIDICKKALELKEEENFLHNFIADEYVNLGDPFNALKHYRKALKEDPTDEYSLENCMICFSDLNKSEEAIAFLNEYLDEFAYSETAWFEYGQFYFNRKNYEEAIKGYDYLLAINSSSVGVYANKAACYEALGQYQKAVEVYEEMLELEYTKAFTFYKIGLCYKAQKQSIMALNAFQKSLREDPQFYLSMMEQSYLYEEMGGMKEALHFAKEATQLNDSNLDYQKRLAFLFIDSGKFEESLACLKKLVDAEPSRFYNWYAYSEVLMLLGEYEEAVTILDKAIRVHDRAELYYQLSNCYFNLRNPEKGAESLQKALNIDSSLATDMQKKYPFIKDEVKKVKAKVKKKNS from the coding sequence TTGGAAGAGTATTTTGGAAATGAACTTGTAAAAAAGTTCGAGGAAATGATGGAAAACAATGATGAATTCTACTTCGATACCGAAGAGTTGGAAGATATTATTGTTTATTATTTGGAGCTGGGAGATTTTAACTACGCAGACAATGCTGTTAATTATGGACTTAAGCTTCACCCGAATTCATTGGATATCAAGATCAAAAGACTTGAAATCCTTTTGGAATGGGAAGATTATAATACAGCAAAAGAACTCATAGATGAACTGAAAGGCTCATCTATGGAAAATACAGACTTTATGGTCTGCTATGCCAAGTATTATTCGAACCTGGGAAATCCCAGAAAAGCCATTGACATCTGCAAAAAAGCATTAGAACTGAAAGAAGAAGAGAACTTCCTTCACAACTTTATTGCGGACGAATATGTAAACTTGGGAGATCCCTTTAACGCTCTTAAGCACTACAGGAAAGCCCTAAAAGAAGATCCTACGGACGAGTATTCACTTGAAAACTGTATGATCTGCTTCAGCGACCTGAATAAGAGCGAGGAGGCTATTGCCTTTCTTAATGAATATTTAGATGAATTTGCCTATTCCGAAACCGCATGGTTCGAATATGGGCAGTTTTATTTCAACAGAAAGAATTATGAAGAAGCCATAAAAGGATATGATTACCTGCTGGCGATCAATTCAAGTTCTGTAGGAGTATATGCCAATAAAGCAGCCTGTTACGAAGCCCTTGGGCAGTACCAGAAAGCCGTGGAAGTATATGAGGAAATGCTTGAGCTTGAATATACCAAAGCATTTACATTTTATAAGATAGGATTGTGCTACAAAGCACAGAAGCAGTCCATAATGGCCCTGAATGCATTTCAGAAATCACTGAGAGAAGATCCTCAGTTTTATCTGTCCATGATGGAACAGTCTTATCTGTATGAAGAAATGGGAGGTATGAAAGAAGCCCTGCATTTTGCAAAAGAAGCAACACAGCTTAATGACAGCAATCTTGACTATCAGAAAAGACTAGCCTTTCTGTTCATTGATTCCGGTAAATTTGAAGAAAGCCTTGCCTGCCTTAAAAAGCTGGTAGACGCAGAGCCTTCAAGATTTTATAACTGGTATGCTTATTCAGAAGTATTAATGCTTCTGGGAGAGTATGAAGAGGCCGTGACTATCCTGGATAAAGCTATCAGGGTGCATGACAGGGCAGAGCTTTATTATCAGCTCAGCAACTGTTATTTCAACCTGAGAAATCCGGAAAAAGGCGCAGAATCTCTTCAGAAAGCTTTAAATATTGATTCTTCACTTGCGACCGATATGCAGAAGAAATATCCATTCATTAAGGATGAGGTGAAAAAAGTCAAAGCGAAAGTGAAAAAGAAGAATTCTTAA
- a CDS encoding DMT family transporter, which translates to MNANKEKWILLIVLTLIWGSSFILIKKSLEHFSPYQVGALRVLIAGIILMPVAISKYKLFPKKHLKWLILAALTGNFIPMFLFPIAETEVSSSIAGIINSMMPIFVIIVGALVWKFETTKKQIVGTLISFAGVCLLAFGGDGEGGKFKLIPILLLLLATLCYAMSTTTVKSKLMEVSSTILSAFVFSFVLFFPSLIALAFTGFFSTFSFNEDNMLGLMFVSLLSIFGTGLAMTLNYRLLKVSTPLFASTVTLLMPIVAIIWGFLDGEKLSFLQFVGAAVIIGGLIFLRSKPGVIKK; encoded by the coding sequence ATGAACGCCAATAAAGAAAAATGGATTCTCCTGATTGTATTAACCCTGATCTGGGGATCTTCTTTTATCCTGATCAAAAAGTCTCTTGAACATTTCAGTCCTTATCAGGTAGGTGCGCTAAGGGTACTGATTGCCGGCATTATTTTGATGCCTGTTGCGATTTCAAAATATAAACTTTTCCCTAAAAAGCATTTGAAATGGCTTATTCTTGCCGCGCTTACAGGAAATTTCATTCCCATGTTCCTGTTCCCGATTGCAGAAACGGAAGTGAGCAGCAGCATTGCAGGAATCATCAATTCTATGATGCCAATTTTTGTAATTATTGTGGGGGCACTGGTATGGAAGTTCGAAACAACAAAGAAACAGATCGTAGGAACGTTAATAAGCTTTGCAGGAGTCTGTTTGCTGGCCTTTGGCGGTGATGGCGAGGGTGGAAAATTCAAACTTATTCCTATATTACTGCTGTTATTGGCTACATTGTGTTATGCGATGAGCACAACAACAGTAAAGTCTAAACTTATGGAGGTTTCCTCTACCATTTTATCAGCATTTGTTTTCTCATTTGTTTTATTTTTCCCTTCCCTTATTGCCTTAGCATTCACAGGATTCTTTTCAACATTCAGTTTTAATGAAGACAATATGCTGGGGCTGATGTTTGTAAGTCTGTTATCTATCTTTGGAACAGGACTGGCTATGACGCTGAATTACCGTTTATTAAAAGTATCTACTCCTCTGTTTGCTTCGACAGTAACATTACTGATGCCCATTGTTGCTATTATCTGGGGATTTCTGGACGGTGAAAAACTGAGTTTTTTACAGTTTGTAGGTGCAGCAGTTATTATCGGAGGGCTGATTTTTTTAAGGTCTAAACCGGGCGTTATAAAAAAGTAA
- the aat gene encoding leucyl/phenylalanyl-tRNA--protein transferase: protein MVRLDENEISFPDPELYDGHEGLVAFGGDLSIERIWFAYQLGIFPWYNPGEEILWWCPDPRFVLFPDEIKVSKSMRKILNRGIFTFSENKSFREVIQNCQQASRKGQTGTWLSDELMESFVKLHEYGLAKSIEVWQGEELVGGFYGLQIGRVFCGESMFAKVSNASKAGFIHFVERNKNTLDLIDCQSHTEHLESLGAKMIPKKEFLKILHKNNERQ, encoded by the coding sequence ATGGTCCGATTAGACGAAAACGAGATTTCATTCCCCGATCCTGAGCTTTATGACGGTCATGAAGGACTGGTTGCTTTTGGAGGTGATCTGTCTATAGAGCGCATTTGGTTTGCCTATCAGCTGGGAATTTTTCCCTGGTATAATCCGGGAGAGGAAATATTATGGTGGTGCCCGGATCCAAGGTTTGTCCTGTTTCCTGATGAAATAAAAGTTTCCAAATCGATGCGGAAAATACTGAACAGAGGTATTTTTACCTTTTCAGAAAACAAAAGTTTCAGGGAGGTTATCCAGAACTGCCAGCAGGCCAGCAGAAAAGGACAGACGGGAACCTGGCTTTCGGATGAGCTGATGGAATCTTTTGTCAAGCTTCATGAATATGGTCTTGCTAAAAGTATTGAGGTGTGGCAGGGAGAAGAATTAGTTGGCGGATTTTACGGTCTTCAGATTGGGCGTGTTTTCTGTGGGGAAAGTATGTTTGCTAAAGTAAGCAATGCTTCTAAAGCAGGCTTTATTCACTTTGTAGAAAGAAACAAAAACACCTTAGATCTCATTGATTGTCAATCTCATACCGAACATCTGGAAAGCCTGGGCGCCAAAATGATTCCCAAAAAAGAATTTTTAAAAATTTTACACAAAAACAATGAACGCCAATAA
- a CDS encoding DUF3127 domain-containing protein: MELQGTVKKLFDAQTFASGFQKREMVILTQEQYPQPINIEFLSDKISLLDSLREGETVKVGINIRGREWVSPQGETKYFNSITGWRVEKVMDNGSEPTQASPSQSASPVSNENPFAGDDDDDLPF; encoded by the coding sequence ATGGAATTACAAGGAACGGTAAAGAAACTTTTTGATGCTCAGACATTTGCAAGCGGCTTTCAAAAGAGAGAAATGGTTATTTTGACTCAGGAACAGTATCCACAGCCGATAAACATAGAATTTTTGTCTGATAAGATCAGTTTATTAGATAGCCTTAGAGAAGGTGAGACTGTAAAGGTGGGAATCAACATCAGAGGAAGAGAATGGGTTTCTCCACAGGGTGAAACTAAGTATTTCAATTCTATTACAGGGTGGAGAGTAGAAAAGGTTATGGATAACGGATCTGAGCCCACACAAGCTTCTCCGTCTCAATCTGCTTCCCCGGTTTCCAATGAAAATCCTTTCGCTGGAGATGATGATGACGATTTACCTTTTTAA
- a CDS encoding PLP-dependent aminotransferase family protein — translation MSKDVLYLKIAKSVTEQIKSDTLQFGDRLPSLRSAQKLYNVSLNTIKQAYMELESRSLVESRPKYGYFVSQTSQRKLALPSVAPMKQAERKNCPEDLIDKVFGTIDGTDVTQFALGIPGKSFLPLAKLKKSMINVIKRKNDSGTDYEPVQGNEHLRRESAKWALVLEGKITEDDLVITSGAMNAVYTCLMAVTKPGDSVAVESPVYFGVLQAIKQLGLKVVEIPTHPVYGVDLDALKKVLPTLSACCFVTNFNNPLGFQMPDENKKELVKLITQYNVPLIEDDIYGNLYFGAERPKPCKFYDEAGLVMWIGSVSKTLAPGYRVGWVAPGKFKEKVIRQKLVQTVCSPSLYPDVIADFLEHGRYDHHLRMFRKKLYANYLQIQKSVAEYFPDNTKVSEPKGGFMLWLELDKRICTEDLYDEAMSQKITFAPGRMFSQYNQYQNCMRLNYALEWTDRVESDLEKLAKMVKKRI, via the coding sequence ATGTCAAAAGATGTTCTCTATCTTAAAATAGCAAAATCGGTCACTGAACAGATCAAAAGTGATACCCTGCAGTTTGGGGACAGGCTGCCTTCACTCAGAAGTGCCCAGAAGCTCTATAATGTAAGTCTCAATACCATCAAGCAGGCATATATGGAGTTGGAAAGCCGCTCTTTAGTGGAATCCCGCCCCAAATATGGCTATTTTGTAAGCCAGACCTCCCAGAGAAAGCTGGCATTGCCTTCTGTGGCTCCAATGAAACAGGCAGAAAGAAAAAACTGCCCCGAAGATCTTATTGATAAGGTATTTGGAACCATTGACGGAACCGATGTAACCCAGTTTGCTTTAGGTATCCCGGGGAAAAGCTTTCTTCCTTTGGCGAAGCTGAAGAAATCTATGATTAATGTGATTAAAAGGAAGAATGACAGCGGGACAGATTATGAACCGGTACAGGGAAATGAGCATCTGCGCAGGGAATCTGCCAAATGGGCTCTTGTTTTGGAAGGAAAAATCACGGAAGATGATTTGGTCATCACTTCAGGAGCGATGAATGCAGTATACACCTGTCTCATGGCTGTAACCAAGCCCGGGGATTCTGTTGCAGTGGAAAGTCCGGTTTATTTTGGAGTGCTTCAGGCTATCAAGCAGCTGGGACTCAAGGTGGTTGAAATTCCAACCCATCCGGTTTACGGAGTAGACCTGGACGCGTTGAAAAAAGTCTTGCCTACACTTTCTGCGTGCTGTTTCGTGACCAATTTCAATAATCCGCTGGGCTTCCAGATGCCGGATGAGAACAAAAAAGAGCTTGTAAAGCTAATCACACAGTACAATGTTCCGTTAATTGAGGATGATATTTACGGAAACCTGTATTTTGGTGCTGAAAGACCGAAACCGTGTAAATTTTACGATGAGGCAGGGCTTGTGATGTGGATAGGATCGGTTTCCAAAACCCTTGCTCCCGGCTACCGGGTCGGTTGGGTTGCTCCCGGAAAATTCAAGGAAAAAGTGATTCGCCAGAAACTGGTTCAAACCGTCTGCAGCCCGTCTCTTTACCCGGATGTGATTGCAGATTTTCTTGAGCATGGCCGTTATGATCATCACCTGAGAATGTTCAGGAAAAAGCTGTATGCGAATTATCTTCAGATTCAAAAGTCGGTGGCGGAGTATTTCCCGGACAATACAAAGGTTTCGGAACCTAAAGGAGGCTTTATGCTATGGCTGGAGCTGGATAAAAGGATATGCACGGAAGACCTTTATGATGAAGCCATGAGTCAGAAAATAACCTTTGCCCCGGGAAGAATGTTTTCCCAATATAACCAATATCAAAACTGTATGCGCCTTAATTATGCCCTGGAATGGACGGACAGGGTGGAAAGTGATCTTGAAAAGCTGGCAAAAATGGTAAAAAAGAGAATTTAA
- a CDS encoding GNAT family N-acetyltransferase codes for MNDTNNEVKIIAYDPQYKDAFKALNEEWIKTFFKMEAGDYKLLDNPEEHIINKDGHIVFALLNNKPVGTCALVKISDIPLRFELSKMAVSPEAQGKKIGYLVGKALIEKAKELGAESIFLETNSILVPAIKLYEKLGFKHMPVSDSAYARCDTQMLLEFNI; via the coding sequence ATGAATGATACAAATAATGAAGTAAAAATTATAGCCTATGATCCTCAATATAAAGACGCTTTCAAAGCATTAAATGAAGAATGGATCAAAACCTTTTTTAAAATGGAGGCGGGGGATTATAAATTATTGGACAATCCGGAAGAGCATATTATTAATAAAGACGGACATATTGTTTTTGCCTTATTAAATAATAAGCCGGTGGGAACCTGTGCATTAGTAAAAATATCGGATATACCACTTAGATTTGAACTGTCAAAGATGGCGGTAAGTCCTGAAGCACAGGGAAAGAAAATAGGTTATCTGGTGGGAAAGGCTTTAATAGAAAAAGCTAAAGAATTAGGAGCGGAAAGTATTTTCCTGGAAACCAATTCTATACTGGTGCCAGCTATAAAACTGTATGAGAAACTTGGTTTTAAACATATGCCTGTATCAGACTCTGCCTATGCCCGTTGTGATACGCAGATGCTTCTGGAATTCAATATTTAA
- a CDS encoding response regulator transcription factor: protein MKKIILIEDETSVVSFIKKGLQENGYEVSVAFDGRTGVQLVQANDFDMVILDIMLPEMNGLDVCKEIRKTNQHVPILFLTALGTSENIVLGLESGGDDYLVKPFKFIELVARVKSLLRRSNGVSPQEVAGPEPDSEHVFKFSDLIVNDYTKKVTRAGDEISLTSTEYKLLLYFLNNPEKVISRAEILDAVWGVNYELGTNVVDVYVNYLRKKLDNQDDNKLIHTVIGMGYVLKKP, encoded by the coding sequence ATGAAAAAGATTATCCTCATCGAAGACGAAACCAGTGTTGTATCTTTTATAAAGAAGGGACTTCAGGAAAACGGGTACGAAGTTTCCGTTGCCTTTGACGGCCGTACAGGTGTGCAGCTGGTACAGGCAAACGATTTCGATATGGTGATTCTGGACATTATGCTTCCGGAAATGAACGGTCTGGACGTCTGCAAAGAAATCAGGAAAACCAACCAGCATGTCCCGATCCTGTTTTTAACAGCTTTGGGAACTTCCGAAAATATAGTGCTGGGTCTGGAAAGCGGAGGTGATGACTATCTTGTAAAGCCATTCAAGTTCATTGAGCTGGTAGCCCGTGTGAAATCCTTATTAAGAAGAAGTAATGGAGTAAGTCCTCAGGAAGTTGCCGGGCCCGAACCTGATAGCGAACATGTTTTCAAGTTTTCAGATCTGATCGTTAATGATTATACAAAGAAGGTGACCCGTGCGGGAGATGAAATTTCTTTAACTTCTACAGAATATAAACTTCTGCTTTACTTCCTGAATAATCCTGAAAAAGTAATTTCAAGAGCTGAAATTCTGGATGCAGTCTGGGGTGTAAATTATGAACTGGGAACGAATGTGGTGGATGTTTATGTAAACTATTTAAGGAAAAAACTGGATAACCAGGATGATAATAAGCTGATCCACACCGTTATAGGAATGGGGTATGTGCTGAAAAAACCTTAA
- a CDS encoding HAMP domain-containing sensor histidine kinase yields the protein MSKKVVTNQTKTMVLLMLVFTAIILLFSGLVYFSIVNFSHQRFYELLKIRTATIVQIEKSKDHLDLPENYILNSLNDEELPMERDYVFAVPTDSNFRKISQEVHIPDYFFKSIVKKGEANYNDKEFYYIGQTFRYENKDYIAIASAKNHYVIYYLGFLKRTLITCIVLSLFFSMIFSFYLSKTLFKPILKITGKVKEISSENLHLRLEPQPDNKELNELVDTFNGMLNRIETSFETQNHLIGNVSHELRTPLTSIMGEADVALSISRTADEYKETLEIILDEAEKLDKKIKALLMIAQTGFDGKIQKMDKVRIDQLLWDVIETLRKIDSRNNIYLDISMLPDNPKKLKVQGNEQLLHLAVANIINNGCKYSNFQQVKVSLGASDTDVYIIVKDFGIGIPEVEMNKIYDPFFRASNTKNYEGYGIGLPLARNIVRMHQGELIVSSHENQGTTVQMRFPNFYSTRPES from the coding sequence ATGTCTAAAAAAGTGGTTACAAATCAGACCAAAACAATGGTGCTCTTAATGCTGGTATTTACTGCCATCATTTTGCTGTTCAGCGGGTTGGTTTACTTTTCAATTGTCAACTTTTCGCACCAGAGATTTTACGAGCTGCTGAAAATCCGTACGGCAACCATCGTTCAGATAGAAAAAAGTAAAGACCACCTTGATCTTCCTGAAAACTATATCCTCAACAGTCTGAATGACGAGGAGCTCCCTATGGAAAGAGACTATGTGTTTGCAGTTCCCACGGATTCCAATTTCAGAAAAATTTCTCAGGAAGTTCATATTCCCGATTATTTTTTCAAAAGTATTGTTAAAAAAGGGGAGGCCAACTATAATGACAAAGAGTTTTATTATATCGGGCAGACCTTTAGGTATGAAAACAAGGACTATATTGCCATTGCTTCTGCCAAAAATCATTATGTAATCTACTATCTTGGGTTTTTAAAAAGAACGCTGATCACCTGTATCGTCCTTTCGCTGTTTTTCAGTATGATCTTTTCTTTTTATTTGTCTAAAACCTTATTCAAGCCTATTTTAAAAATTACCGGGAAGGTAAAAGAAATCAGTTCTGAAAATCTTCACCTCAGACTGGAACCACAACCGGACAACAAAGAATTGAATGAGCTTGTCGACACCTTCAATGGAATGCTGAACCGCATAGAAACCTCATTTGAAACCCAAAATCACCTTATCGGAAACGTTTCCCATGAACTTAGAACGCCTCTTACTTCGATCATGGGCGAGGCAGATGTTGCCCTTTCTATCAGCAGAACTGCCGATGAATACAAGGAAACTTTAGAAATTATCCTTGATGAAGCAGAAAAACTGGACAAAAAGATCAAAGCATTATTAATGATCGCCCAGACCGGTTTCGATGGAAAGATCCAGAAAATGGATAAGGTAAGAATCGATCAGCTGCTTTGGGATGTGATTGAAACGCTCAGGAAAATTGATTCCAGGAACAATATCTATCTGGATATCAGCATGCTCCCAGATAATCCTAAAAAATTAAAAGTTCAGGGAAATGAACAGCTGCTGCATCTGGCAGTCGCTAATATTATTAATAATGGTTGTAAGTATTCCAATTTCCAGCAGGTAAAAGTTTCGCTGGGTGCTTCGGATACCGATGTATATATTATTGTAAAAGATTTCGGGATCGGTATTCCGGAAGTTGAGATGAATAAAATCTATGACCCGTTCTTCAGGGCTTCCAATACCAAAAACTATGAAGGCTACGGAATCGGGCTTCCATTGGCCAGAAACATCGTAAGAATGCATCAGGGTGAACTTATCGTAAGTTCCCACGAAAACCAGGGGACCACTGTGCAGATGCGTTTTCCTAATTTCTATAGTACTCGGCCGGAAAGCTAA
- a CDS encoding YoaK family protein: MLRNYSNSRTLGDNIRLGTLTAFTAGTINIASLLIFLSFTSNVTGHYAILAAEISKGNWTQVAVVGAWIFLFFFGSFLSNFIVINFNKKSKYFAHAMPIVLEIICLLFVGIYGQFYYQKTLEETEYLVALMLFATGLQNGLTASISNFSVKTTHLTGTTTDLGILLSMFTQKKYRKNGELIGRAKLLMSIMAAYVLGAVFSGLTYYYLEFRVFYVISLCLLIVIGYDAYKIHIRHFNTKYRYSRIYKKPNVLAYLYDKVHGIPKRKEKRTLVFDE, translated from the coding sequence ATGTTAAGAAATTATAGTAACAGCCGAACGTTGGGAGACAATATCAGATTGGGGACGCTGACTGCATTTACTGCAGGTACTATAAATATTGCCTCTCTGCTAATATTTCTCTCCTTCACGTCAAACGTAACGGGACATTATGCCATCTTAGCTGCGGAAATCAGTAAAGGAAACTGGACGCAGGTAGCTGTGGTTGGAGCCTGGATTTTTTTGTTCTTCTTCGGAAGCTTTTTGTCCAACTTCATCGTCATCAATTTTAATAAGAAAAGTAAATATTTTGCCCATGCAATGCCGATTGTGCTGGAAATCATATGTTTGCTTTTTGTGGGAATCTACGGACAGTTTTATTATCAGAAAACGTTGGAGGAAACAGAATATCTGGTGGCGCTGATGCTTTTTGCAACAGGACTTCAGAACGGTCTTACAGCAAGTATCTCTAATTTCTCGGTAAAAACTACCCATCTTACGGGTACCACCACCGACCTTGGAATTCTGCTGTCCATGTTTACCCAGAAAAAATACAGGAAAAATGGTGAGCTGATAGGAAGGGCAAAACTGCTCATGAGTATCATGGCTGCCTATGTATTGGGAGCTGTTTTCTCTGGACTTACCTATTATTACCTTGAATTCAGGGTCTTTTATGTGATTAGCCTGTGTCTTTTGATTGTCATCGGTTATGATGCCTATAAAATCCATATCCGTCACTTCAATACCAAATACCGTTACAGCAGGATTTATAAAAAGCCCAATGTGCTTGCCTATTTATATGACAAAGTTCACGGGATTCCAAAAAGGAAAGAAAAAAGAACACTTGTCTTTGATGAATAA